A region from the Melioribacter roseus P3M-2 genome encodes:
- a CDS encoding bifunctional 4-hydroxy-2-oxoglutarate aldolase/2-dehydro-3-deoxy-phosphogluconate aldolase: MEREKILKSILQRKAVAVLRIKEPEKLKKVIEAIAEGGITVAEITMTVPNAIELIERMSEELDENIIVGVGSVLNAETAEAAIKAGAKYVVSPVFKKEIIEKAHQMDVPAMPGCFTPTEIQTAYEAGADIIKVFPADVLGMKFFKGILAPMPHLKLMPTGGVNLTNAGEWLNAGACAVGIGSALLDKDAIKKENYSVLTENARLVVGSINEALNK; encoded by the coding sequence ATGGAAAGAGAAAAAATATTAAAGTCGATACTTCAAAGAAAGGCGGTCGCAGTTCTCAGAATTAAGGAGCCGGAAAAACTTAAAAAAGTTATCGAGGCTATTGCGGAAGGAGGAATCACGGTTGCCGAGATTACGATGACGGTTCCGAATGCAATCGAATTAATCGAAAGGATGAGCGAAGAACTCGATGAAAATATAATTGTCGGCGTTGGCTCCGTGCTTAATGCCGAAACCGCAGAAGCCGCAATCAAAGCCGGCGCAAAATATGTAGTGAGTCCCGTTTTCAAAAAAGAAATTATTGAAAAAGCTCATCAAATGGATGTGCCGGCAATGCCGGGCTGTTTTACTCCGACGGAAATACAAACGGCATACGAAGCCGGAGCGGATATAATCAAAGTATTTCCGGCGGACGTTCTCGGCATGAAGTTTTTTAAAGGAATTCTTGCGCCGATGCCGCATTTGAAACTGATGCCGACAGGCGGCGTGAATCTTACCAACGCCGGCGAATGGTTGAACGCAGGCGCTTGCGCAGTCGGAATCGGTTCGGCATTACTCGATAAAGACGCAATTAAAAAAGAAAACTATTCCGTT